One Dokdonia sp. Dokd-P16 genomic window carries:
- a CDS encoding PKD domain-containing protein, with amino-acid sequence MRYFITPRKFVFLLIGMVISVSCENELDLPEAGSRADTMPPEANFSATRDVNNFDIYTFSNLSTSATTYAWDYGDGNTSSTIDGQNQYAAEGVYTITLTASDALGVTSTFSSDIEVIEPEEPDAIIPVILEASFEDNSLPDGTGDGRDSWRNSDLGGVIQINTSSSVPDGGQAAKFPSDGSRIAYQEIEVTPNTDYTITYSYRLEGAGGEATVAILPGGGYTDLTVAQGAAIIEFTGSAEDYTLTTLNFNSGVSSTVSILIYNANVEARVDNFTAAVQ; translated from the coding sequence ATGAGATATTTTATAACACCAAGAAAATTTGTTTTTCTTTTAATAGGTATGGTTATTTCAGTTTCTTGTGAGAATGAATTAGATCTTCCAGAGGCCGGAAGTCGTGCAGATACAATGCCTCCAGAAGCTAACTTTTCTGCTACAAGAGATGTAAATAACTTTGATATTTATACGTTTTCAAACCTTTCTACAAGCGCAACAACCTATGCTTGGGATTACGGAGATGGTAATACGTCATCGACAATTGATGGTCAAAATCAATATGCTGCAGAAGGAGTATATACGATTACATTAACAGCATCAGATGCTTTAGGTGTGACTAGTACATTTTCGTCAGATATCGAGGTAATTGAGCCAGAGGAGCCAGATGCGATTATTCCAGTAATACTAGAAGCTAGTTTTGAAGATAACTCTTTACCAGATGGTACTGGAGACGGACGTGACTCTTGGAGAAATTCTGACTTAGGAGGCGTTATCCAGATCAATACAAGCTCTTCTGTTCCTGATGGAGGTCAAGCAGCAAAATTTCCAAGCGATGGAAGCAGAATTGCCTACCAAGAAATAGAAGTAACTCCTAATACAGATTATACTATTACCTACTCTTATAGATTAGAAGGAGCAGGAGGAGAAGCAACTGTTGCTATTTTACCAGGTGGAGGTTATACAGATCTTACAGTAGCACAAGGAGCTGCAATTATAGAGTTTACAGGATCTGCAGAAGACTACACTCTTACTACGCTTAATTTTAATTCTGGGGTAAGCAGCACAGTAAGCATTCTTATATATAACGCAAATGTAGAAGCAAGAGTAGATAATTTTACTGCAGCAGTACAATAG